A single Bacillota bacterium DNA region contains:
- the tsaB gene encoding tRNA (adenosine(37)-N6)-threonylcarbamoyltransferase complex dimerization subunit type 1 TsaB: protein MLVLGIDTATQTGGVALLDQEALRGEYLLNVSVTHSERLMRSIQMLMRDSHISGEDITGIAVSLGPGSFTGLRIGVTVAKTLAWVWGCPLVGVSTLKALAIQGAGGELLCPLIDARRENVYAAVYSADFQPVLDPHYTSLTELTDFFQNQGKTVVFLGDAVLRHRETLLDKLPGLARIAPMPDLLLRPASVAHVGLEMLKQGHQDDPFTLKPFYLRQAEAERNALSKRHRGTGP, encoded by the coding sequence GTGTTGGTATTAGGCATTGATACTGCTACCCAGACTGGTGGGGTGGCCCTGTTGGATCAGGAGGCCCTGCGGGGGGAATACCTGCTGAATGTGTCGGTGACCCATTCGGAACGGCTGATGCGCTCCATCCAGATGTTAATGAGAGATAGTCACATTTCCGGGGAGGACATTACTGGGATCGCGGTGAGCCTAGGACCCGGTTCTTTTACCGGTTTGCGCATCGGCGTCACGGTGGCTAAGACCCTGGCTTGGGTGTGGGGATGTCCCCTGGTGGGGGTGAGTACCTTAAAGGCCTTGGCGATCCAAGGTGCCGGCGGGGAATTGCTTTGTCCCCTCATCGATGCCCGGCGGGAGAATGTCTATGCCGCTGTGTATAGTGCGGATTTCCAGCCGGTCCTAGATCCCCACTACACATCTTTAACGGAACTGACGGACTTTTTCCAGAACCAGGGGAAGACAGTAGTCTTCCTGGGGGATGCGGTCTTGCGGCATCGGGAAACCCTCTTGGACAAGCTGCCGGGCTTGGCCCGGATTGCGCCGATGCCGGACCTTCTACTGCGACCTGCTTCCGTGGCCCATGTGGGTTTGGAGATGCTCAAACAGGGCCATCAAGATGATCCCTTTACCCTCAAACCGTTCTATTTGCGACAAGCGGAGGCGGAACGAAATGCCCTTTCGAAGCGTCATAGAGGTACTGGGCCTTGA
- the tsaE gene encoding tRNA (adenosine(37)-N6)-threonylcarbamoyltransferase complex ATPase subunit type 1 TsaE, whose amino-acid sequence MEVTVTAHSATETKGYGKQLAPYLLPGDVLALQGDLGAGKTTFCQGVGEGLGITTPIVSPTFTIIREYAGRLPYYHFDVYRLEGIEELDDLGFEEYFYGDGVVVIEWANLIRPVLPEDHLEISLSYGGGTSRVLRFVAHGPRSEELLESAGIGKVTA is encoded by the coding sequence ATGGAGGTTACGGTTACGGCCCATTCAGCCACAGAGACCAAAGGATACGGCAAACAATTGGCTCCCTACCTGTTGCCCGGCGATGTCCTGGCCCTCCAAGGGGACCTTGGTGCGGGCAAGACTACCTTTTGCCAGGGGGTAGGGGAGGGTTTGGGGATTACCACACCCATTGTCAGTCCCACCTTTACCATAATTCGCGAATACGCAGGACGATTGCCGTACTATCACTTCGACGTCTACCGACTGGAGGGTATCGAGGAGCTGGACGATCTGGGCTTTGAAGAATACTTCTACGGTGACGGGGTAGTGGTCATCGAATGGGCCAATCTCATTAGACCGGTCCTGCCGGAGGACCATCTGGAGATCTCCCTCTCCTATGGCGGCGGCACTAGCCGGGTGCTCCGTTTCGTGGCCCATGGCCCCCGCTCCGAGGAACTGCTGGAGTCTGCGGGAATTGGAAAGGTGACAGCGTAA